Proteins encoded in a region of the Pseudothermotoga elfii DSM 9442 = NBRC 107921 genome:
- a CDS encoding RtcB family protein, giving the protein MNIKRLERFIYRIKGVNVDAVVFTDQETIDNPEFKEALQQIVNVTQLPGIIAAIAMPDIHWGYGFPIGGVGVFDTETGIISPGGIGFDINCGVRLMLTSLHEEEARPVLRKLIEEIYRSVPAGVGASGAVKINKKDLRSICIYGAQWAVDQGYGSKSDLENIEDGGKLSPADPEDVSKKAFERGLDELSTLGAGNHFIEIQKVERIFDKDTADIFGIFEGQVAVCIHCGSRGFGHQIATDYIQIMRDNLSSHNKNLPDKQLINAPFSHPIGQKYFSAMNCAANYAFANRQMISYMIQLAFHKTFPSKNMWLLYDVAHNIAKIEEYEKRKMIVHRKGATRSLGAGNHLLPQKFIETGQPVLIPGSMGSASYILVGAKKAEQISYASTAHGAGRLLGRRAALKTLNYEKLMNELKQKNIEVMSKGKRTLIEEAPAVYKDVDKVVDIVEKVGIARRVARLIPMGVVKG; this is encoded by the coding sequence TTGAATATTAAACGCCTTGAGAGATTTATCTATCGAATCAAAGGCGTTAACGTTGATGCAGTGGTTTTCACTGATCAGGAGACTATTGATAATCCAGAATTCAAGGAGGCTCTTCAGCAAATAGTCAATGTTACACAGTTACCAGGAATTATAGCGGCGATCGCCATGCCTGATATTCACTGGGGTTATGGATTTCCCATTGGGGGCGTGGGGGTCTTTGATACTGAAACCGGAATCATATCGCCAGGAGGAATCGGATTTGATATAAATTGTGGCGTGAGATTAATGTTAACTTCTCTTCATGAAGAAGAAGCAAGACCAGTTTTGAGAAAACTAATTGAGGAAATATACAGATCTGTTCCTGCTGGTGTCGGGGCGAGCGGAGCTGTAAAGATAAACAAAAAAGATTTGCGCTCAATATGTATCTATGGTGCTCAATGGGCTGTAGATCAGGGTTATGGCAGCAAAAGCGATTTAGAAAATATCGAGGACGGTGGAAAACTCAGCCCGGCTGACCCCGAGGATGTCTCGAAAAAAGCTTTTGAAAGAGGGCTCGATGAATTAAGTACCCTTGGAGCAGGAAATCATTTTATAGAAATTCAGAAAGTCGAACGCATATTTGACAAAGATACAGCAGATATATTCGGTATCTTTGAAGGTCAGGTAGCCGTCTGTATACACTGCGGAAGCAGAGGTTTTGGCCATCAAATAGCAACTGACTATATTCAAATTATGAGAGATAATCTCAGCTCACATAACAAAAATTTACCTGACAAACAACTGATTAATGCCCCATTCAGCCACCCAATAGGGCAAAAATATTTCAGTGCCATGAATTGTGCTGCAAATTATGCATTTGCAAATAGACAAATGATTTCGTACATGATTCAGTTAGCTTTTCACAAAACTTTCCCTTCAAAAAATATGTGGCTTCTCTACGATGTGGCTCACAACATTGCAAAAATCGAAGAGTATGAAAAAAGAAAAATGATAGTTCATAGAAAAGGTGCAACACGATCTCTCGGGGCTGGAAATCATCTCTTACCACAGAAATTTATTGAAACAGGCCAACCTGTGTTGATCCCGGGAAGTATGGGGAGCGCATCTTACATACTTGTTGGCGCAAAAAAGGCTGAGCAGATCTCGTATGCAAGTACTGCTCACGGTGCTGGTAGACTTCTGGGAAGACGGGCTGCTCTGAAAACATTGAACTACGAGAAATTGATGAATGAACTGAAGCAGAAAAATATAGAAGTAATGAGTAAAGGAAAGAGAACATTAATCGAGGAGGCTCCGGCTGTTTACAAGGATGTTGATAAAGTTGTAGATATTGTTGAAAAAGTAGGTATCGCGAGAAGAGTGGCGCGATTAATACCAATGGGCGTGGTAAAAGGGTGA
- the asnS gene encoding asparagine--tRNA ligase, whose protein sequence is MWVYVEDLKDYIGQEVELRGWVWNIRSSGKIHFLQFRDGTGFVQVVVERSDVGEEVFEVASKLRIESSVIIRGKIVEDRRSPYGVEVHAKGIVPVQIPEEPYPISKKDHGIDFLMSYRHLWLRSRRQFHILKVRDAMLTAIRQFYRQRNFVLIDTPIFTGAIGESAGNLFELDYFDYGKVYLTQTGQLYLEAACMAFGKVYNLGPTFRAEKSKTRRHLIEFWMHEAEVAYYEHEDNLRLQEELVSYIVKYVLDNASEHLIALGRDVSKLEKVCVPFERITYDEAIKLLQKNGSDIRWGDDFGGDEETIIASNFEKPVFVTHYPRKAKAFYMQPDPHKPEVVLCGDLLAPEGYGEIIGGSQRIHDYNLLLDRLNEFNLPEDKYQWYLDLRKWGSVPHSGFGLGIERTVAWICGLEHIRESIPFARTLYRIYP, encoded by the coding sequence GTGTGGGTTTATGTTGAGGATTTGAAAGATTATATTGGCCAGGAAGTTGAGTTACGCGGTTGGGTATGGAATATCCGATCAAGTGGTAAAATTCATTTTCTTCAATTTAGAGATGGAACAGGCTTTGTTCAGGTAGTGGTCGAAAGATCAGATGTGGGTGAAGAGGTCTTTGAAGTGGCAAGCAAATTGAGAATTGAATCCAGTGTTATTATTAGGGGTAAAATCGTCGAAGACAGGAGATCTCCGTATGGTGTGGAAGTGCATGCAAAAGGTATTGTTCCGGTTCAGATACCAGAAGAACCATATCCCATCTCGAAAAAAGATCACGGAATAGACTTTTTAATGAGTTACCGCCATTTGTGGTTACGTTCGCGCAGACAGTTCCATATCCTTAAAGTTCGTGACGCCATGCTGACAGCAATAAGACAGTTTTACAGGCAAAGAAATTTTGTCTTAATAGATACCCCCATTTTTACTGGAGCTATAGGAGAAAGTGCAGGCAATCTTTTTGAACTCGATTATTTTGACTATGGCAAAGTTTATTTGACTCAAACCGGGCAGTTATACCTGGAAGCAGCTTGCATGGCTTTTGGAAAAGTGTACAACCTTGGTCCAACTTTCAGGGCAGAAAAATCGAAAACCAGGAGACATCTTATAGAATTCTGGATGCATGAAGCTGAAGTTGCATATTACGAACATGAGGACAATTTAAGGCTGCAGGAGGAGCTTGTATCATACATAGTGAAATATGTTTTGGATAATGCATCAGAGCATCTTATTGCGCTTGGAAGAGATGTATCAAAGTTAGAAAAAGTGTGTGTCCCATTTGAGAGAATAACTTATGATGAGGCAATCAAGTTATTGCAGAAAAATGGTTCTGATATACGTTGGGGTGACGATTTCGGGGGCGATGAGGAAACAATAATTGCCTCGAATTTTGAAAAACCGGTTTTTGTTACGCATTATCCTCGCAAAGCCAAGGCATTTTACATGCAACCAGATCCACATAAGCCTGAGGTTGTATTGTGCGGGGATCTGCTTGCTCCTGAGGGTTATGGAGAGATAATAGGTGGTTCACAGAGGATACATGATTATAATCTCCTACTCGACAGGTTGAACGAGTTCAATTTGCCTGAGGATAAATACCAGTGGTATCTTGATCTTAGAAAATGGGGAAGTGTGCCACATAGTGGATTCGGCTTGGGTATTGAGAGAACAGTTGCCTGGATTTGCGGGTTAGAACATATAAGAGAATCGATACCATTTGCAAGAACATTGTATAGAATTT